One genomic region from Bacillus aquiflavi encodes:
- a CDS encoding EcsC family protein encodes MNEYETKVYEQLQLWQREMTKRPSLVNRISKKAQNKVNQLIPEKVHLLLTESIKNMVKATLVGSNLTTKKRQQTFTLFERDELLKERLSAFRKTAVIEGAGTGAGGILLGFADFPLLLTIKMKFLFEAASIYGFNTNDYEERLFILHVFQLAFSSDEKKKETMQLIDQWEERKQELIDMDWREFQQEYRDYIDLVKMLQLIPGFGAVVGAYANYNLLDQLGETAMNAYRLRLLKTNPQGL; translated from the coding sequence ATGAACGAGTATGAAACGAAAGTATACGAGCAATTGCAGTTATGGCAACGTGAGATGACAAAAAGACCTAGTTTAGTGAACCGGATTTCAAAAAAAGCTCAAAATAAAGTAAATCAGCTTATTCCTGAAAAAGTACATCTATTGCTGACAGAAAGTATAAAAAATATGGTTAAAGCAACTCTTGTCGGTTCAAATTTAACAACAAAAAAACGTCAACAAACATTTACCTTATTCGAACGTGACGAACTTTTAAAGGAACGATTATCTGCTTTTCGAAAAACAGCAGTCATTGAAGGAGCTGGGACAGGTGCGGGCGGCATTTTGCTAGGGTTCGCTGATTTTCCTTTGCTATTAACGATTAAAATGAAGTTTTTATTTGAAGCAGCTTCCATATATGGTTTTAATACGAATGATTATGAAGAACGTCTCTTTATTCTTCACGTGTTTCAGCTCGCCTTTTCAAGTGATGAGAAAAAAAAAGAAACGATGCAGCTCATTGATCAATGGGAGGAACGGAAACAGGAACTCATTGATATGGATTGGAGGGAGTTTCAGCAAGAGTATCGCGATTATATTGATTTAGTGAAAATGCTTCAGCTAATCCCTGGTTTTGGGGCAGTAGTTGGTGCATATGCAAATTACAATCTTTTAGATCAACTTGGGGAAACTGCAATGAATGCCTATCGCTTAAGACTATTAAAAACGAACCCTCAAGGTTTGTAG
- a CDS encoding M20 family metallopeptidase produces MIILSKTLFEKLENKYSEMVEIRRYLHQHPELSFQEVETAQYIKNFYENLKIDVRSDVGGNGVVAKIYGKKPGKTVALRADFDALPIQDEKDVPYKSLTSGVMHACGHDGHTATLLILAKTLHEMRHELAGTYVMIHQHAEEFAPGGAISMIEDGCLDGVDVIFGTHLWSLTPIGRIQSRVGPLMAAADRFEITIQGAGGHGAEPHKTKNAIVTASQLVVNLQQIISRKVNPIDSAVLSIGSFVAGNAFNIIADKATLTGTVRTFNSEVRDSIEKEIERIVEGTCFTANCTYHYKYHRGYPAVKNYKDETNFLFNCAKQIPEVTTIEEIEPHMGGEDFAYYLQHVKGCFFITGAQPHDPAKAFPHHHPKFDINEKAMLIAAKTLGFAAVKYQEQFSEFTVNV; encoded by the coding sequence ATGATTATTTTGAGCAAAACTTTATTCGAGAAGTTAGAAAACAAGTATAGCGAAATGGTTGAAATTCGTCGCTATTTACACCAACACCCTGAATTATCATTCCAAGAAGTTGAAACAGCACAGTACATAAAAAACTTTTATGAAAATTTAAAAATAGATGTCCGAAGTGACGTTGGCGGAAATGGAGTTGTCGCCAAAATTTACGGAAAGAAACCTGGAAAAACAGTTGCTCTTCGCGCAGATTTTGATGCCTTGCCTATACAAGACGAAAAAGATGTACCATATAAATCTCTCACTTCAGGTGTAATGCATGCTTGTGGGCACGATGGACATACAGCAACACTTTTAATTCTTGCAAAAACATTACATGAGATGCGTCATGAATTAGCTGGCACTTACGTTATGATTCATCAGCATGCAGAAGAATTTGCCCCAGGCGGTGCCATTTCAATGATTGAAGATGGTTGTCTAGATGGTGTTGATGTTATTTTTGGCACACACTTATGGTCACTTACCCCTATTGGAAGGATTCAATCGAGAGTAGGTCCGCTTATGGCTGCAGCTGATCGATTTGAAATTACAATTCAAGGCGCAGGCGGGCACGGCGCAGAGCCTCATAAAACAAAAAATGCGATCGTCACTGCATCTCAGCTTGTCGTCAATTTACAGCAAATCATTAGCCGGAAAGTCAATCCAATTGATTCAGCTGTTCTTTCTATCGGTTCCTTCGTTGCTGGTAATGCCTTCAATATTATCGCTGATAAAGCAACATTAACTGGTACTGTTCGTACCTTTAACAGTGAAGTTCGTGATTCAATAGAAAAAGAAATTGAGAGAATCGTAGAGGGAACGTGTTTCACAGCCAATTGTACTTATCATTATAAGTATCATCGAGGATACCCAGCCGTCAAAAATTATAAAGATGAAACAAACTTTTTATTCAACTGTGCAAAACAGATTCCAGAAGTAACAACGATTGAAGAAATTGAACCCCATATGGGCGGAGAGGACTTTGCTTATTATTTACAGCACGTGAAAGGATGCTTTTTTATAACAGGTGCGCAGCCTCATGATCCTGCAAAAGCTTTTCCACACCATCATCCAAAGTTCGATATTAATGAAAAGGCGATGCTCATCGCTGCTAAAACACTTGGCTTTGCTGCTGTTAAATATCAAGAGCAATTTTCTGAATTTACTGTAAATGTATAA
- the liaF gene encoding cell wall-active antibiotics response protein LiaF — protein MVYLRYRSMNQAFYAICLLIIGILLLLFNLGVISLEIKELIVVIYPFLLFFIGLFRLFRFRSSSHFHLFNSLFLIIFGGLLIGDRFNLIEFRFWDFWKLWPIIFIYISMLMIFKKNSIQVHFGEDFHEKLKNADFNKTKRGFSIGDISFSKTNWPAEPMDLYNTIGDYFIDFSKAYIPEKEIPITIRGLISDVKILIPEDIPVNIKAFVKIGDVRIFNLDSNFIGPTLTYKSKDYDEAVKRLMITIELKIGAIRVDKV, from the coding sequence GTGGTTTATTTGCGATATCGTTCAATGAATCAAGCTTTTTATGCTATTTGTTTATTAATAATTGGTATTTTATTACTTTTATTTAATCTTGGTGTCATTTCCTTGGAAATAAAAGAATTGATTGTCGTAATTTATCCTTTTCTATTATTTTTTATTGGGCTTTTCAGATTGTTTCGTTTCCGGTCTTCATCCCATTTTCATCTTTTTAATAGTTTGTTTCTCATTATCTTTGGAGGGCTATTGATAGGGGATCGGTTTAATCTCATTGAATTTCGATTTTGGGATTTTTGGAAGCTGTGGCCGATTATTTTTATTTATATAAGTATGTTAATGATTTTTAAGAAAAATTCAATACAAGTACATTTTGGGGAGGACTTCCATGAGAAATTAAAGAATGCAGATTTTAATAAGACGAAAAGAGGATTTTCAATAGGTGATATTAGTTTTAGCAAAACGAACTGGCCTGCTGAACCAATGGATTTATATAATACGATAGGGGATTATTTTATCGATTTTAGCAAAGCCTATATTCCTGAAAAAGAGATTCCGATTACGATACGTGGGTTGATTAGCGATGTCAAAATTCTGATTCCTGAAGATATTCCTGTGAACATAAAAGCATTTGTTAAGATAGGGGATGTTCGAATTTTTAATCTTGACTCAAACTTTATCGGCCCTACGTTAACTTATAAATCAAAAGATTACGATGAAGCAGTTAAAAGATTAATGATTACAATAGAGTTAAAAATAGGCGCTATTCGAGTTGATAAAGTATAG
- a CDS encoding sensor histidine kinase, whose amino-acid sequence MKEMRSIRFWFLQSFLMTALFSSLFFFIGLQIYLSIVKNPSINVATTFWLLIYVFIILIIVGSYFGLKGSYLIKGRLGDILIYVSTLRSGKFSERIVTYEKDEIGLITDELNQLAKYIQEQVHSMQRLADEKSMLAQSAHAAAVMEERQRIARDLHDAVSQQLFALGMMSSAALRMFEIDLDKAKQQLHEIANIAAKAQMEMRALLLHLRPIQLSEDSLCDGVIKLIHELKNKTNIEFNASVDEVTHLSKSAEEHLFRIIQEALSNTLRHADASKVKLILTEKENYIYLFISDNGKGFDWQKAKIASYGLKTMRERCEEVGGIFKIRSKKNEGTYIDIRIPRKEN is encoded by the coding sequence ATGAAAGAAATGCGCAGTATTCGATTTTGGTTTTTACAAAGCTTCTTGATGACAGCTTTGTTTAGTTCCCTGTTTTTTTTTATTGGATTACAAATTTATTTATCAATTGTGAAAAATCCTTCAATTAATGTAGCTACTACATTTTGGCTATTAATATATGTGTTTATTATTTTAATCATTGTAGGCAGTTATTTCGGATTAAAGGGGAGCTATTTAATAAAAGGAAGACTAGGAGATATATTAATATATGTATCTACATTAAGAAGCGGCAAATTTTCTGAACGGATTGTAACCTATGAAAAGGATGAAATTGGCTTAATTACAGACGAGTTAAATCAACTTGCGAAATACATTCAAGAACAAGTCCATTCGATGCAGCGGCTAGCAGATGAAAAATCAATGTTAGCCCAATCAGCTCATGCAGCTGCAGTGATGGAGGAACGGCAAAGAATTGCGCGTGACTTACACGATGCAGTAAGCCAGCAGCTATTTGCACTTGGGATGATGTCATCAGCAGCGCTAAGAATGTTTGAGATTGACTTAGATAAAGCAAAACAACAATTACATGAAATTGCAAATATAGCTGCAAAAGCTCAAATGGAAATGCGGGCGCTGCTCTTGCATTTACGTCCAATACAGCTTAGTGAGGATTCATTATGTGATGGCGTCATTAAATTAATACACGAATTGAAAAATAAAACAAATATTGAATTTAATGCAAGCGTAGATGAGGTTACTCATTTGTCAAAATCTGCTGAAGAACATTTGTTTCGAATTATTCAAGAGGCTCTGTCTAATACTTTACGTCATGCCGATGCATCAAAAGTAAAGCTTATTTTAACAGAAAAGGAAAACTATATTTATTTATTTATCAGTGATAATGGAAAAGGTTTTGATTGGCAAAAAGCTAAAATTGCATCGTATGGATTAAAAACGATGCGAGAGCGGTGTGAGGAAGTGGGCGGTATTTTTAAAATTCGATCAAAGAAAAATGAAGGGACATATATTGACATCCGTATACCAAGAAAGGAGAATTAA
- a CDS encoding response regulator gives MIKVAVIDDHEMVRKGIISYLITEPGIEVIGEASSGRGAVELVRKKKPEVVLMDLLMEDGTGIEATREILSFYPECKIIIITSFYDDEQVFPAIEAGAFSYMLKTAQAQDVVNAIKKAVKGEAVIEPKVANKMINHFRKKEKKPHDDLTERELEVLMCIGEGMTNQKISEELFIGIKTVKTHVSNILSKLNVADRTQAAIYANRNGI, from the coding sequence ATGATTAAGGTTGCTGTGATTGATGATCATGAGATGGTTCGAAAAGGGATTATTTCGTATTTAATAACAGAACCGGGAATTGAGGTGATTGGCGAAGCAAGCAGTGGAAGAGGAGCGGTTGAACTAGTCAGAAAGAAAAAGCCAGAAGTCGTTTTAATGGATTTATTAATGGAGGATGGAACGGGGATTGAGGCAACGAGAGAAATTTTAAGTTTTTATCCTGAATGTAAAATTATCATTATTACAAGCTTTTATGATGATGAACAAGTGTTTCCTGCGATTGAGGCAGGAGCTTTTAGTTATATGTTAAAAACAGCTCAAGCACAAGATGTTGTCAATGCAATTAAAAAAGCTGTAAAAGGTGAGGCGGTTATCGAACCTAAAGTAGCAAATAAAATGATCAATCATTTTCGAAAAAAAGAGAAAAAGCCACACGATGATTTAACCGAGCGGGAGCTTGAAGTGTTAATGTGTATTGGTGAAGGGATGACAAATCAAAAAATAAGCGAGGAATTATTTATCGGGATTAAAACTGTTAAAACACATGTAAGCAATATATTAAGCAAATTAAATGTAGCAGACCGAACTCAAGCTGCTATTTATGCAAATCGGAATGGTATATAA
- the hemE gene encoding uroporphyrinogen decarboxylase yields the protein MNKQMNETILKAAKGEKTDHVPVWYMRQAGRSQPEYRALKEKYSLFEITHQPELCAYVTRLPVEQYNVDAAILYKDIMTPLPAIGIDVEIKSGVGPVISNPIRSLADVEKLGEIHPEEDVPYVLETIKILTTEQLSVPLIGFAGAPFTLASYMIEGGPSKNYNKTKGFMYSEPKAWFVLMDKLAEVTITYVKAQINAGAKAIQIFDSWVGALNAADYRTFIKPVMERIFTELKQEGVPLIMFGVGASHLALEWHDLPLDVVGLDWRLSVKEARKMGLTKTLQGNLDPAVLLAPWEVIEERAKEILDQGLEQPGFIFNLGHGVFPQVKPETLKRLTAFIHDYSANK from the coding sequence ATGAATAAGCAAATGAACGAAACGATATTAAAAGCCGCTAAAGGAGAAAAAACAGATCATGTACCGGTTTGGTATATGAGACAAGCTGGTCGTTCACAGCCTGAGTATAGAGCGTTGAAAGAAAAGTATTCATTGTTTGAAATAACGCATCAACCAGAATTATGTGCGTATGTTACAAGACTTCCAGTTGAACAATATAATGTAGATGCGGCGATTTTATATAAAGATATTATGACACCGCTTCCAGCAATAGGTATAGATGTTGAAATTAAATCAGGTGTAGGACCGGTGATCTCAAATCCGATTCGCTCTTTAGCCGATGTAGAAAAATTAGGGGAAATCCATCCAGAAGAGGATGTTCCTTATGTTCTTGAAACAATAAAGATCTTAACGACTGAACAGTTATCTGTTCCATTAATTGGTTTCGCTGGCGCGCCATTTACGTTAGCTAGTTATATGATAGAGGGTGGGCCTTCAAAAAACTATAATAAAACAAAGGGTTTCATGTATTCTGAGCCTAAGGCTTGGTTCGTTTTAATGGATAAATTAGCCGAAGTTACGATTACCTATGTGAAGGCGCAAATTAACGCAGGTGCAAAAGCGATTCAAATTTTTGATTCTTGGGTCGGTGCTCTAAATGCCGCTGATTATCGAACATTTATTAAACCTGTAATGGAAAGAATTTTTACAGAATTAAAACAAGAAGGTGTTCCACTCATTATGTTTGGAGTTGGAGCAAGTCACCTTGCATTAGAATGGCATGATTTACCGTTAGATGTTGTTGGGCTTGATTGGCGCTTATCCGTTAAAGAGGCACGAAAGATGGGACTGACTAAAACATTGCAAGGTAACCTTGATCCTGCAGTATTACTTGCGCCTTGGGAAGTAATTGAAGAACGGGCTAAAGAGATTCTTGATCAAGGCTTGGAGCAACCAGGATTTATTTTTAATTTAGGTCATGGAGTGTTTCCACAAGTGAAACCAGAAACATTAAAACGTTTAACTGCCTTCATTCATGATTACTCAGCAAATAAATAA
- the hemH gene encoding ferrochelatase, producing MTKKKIGLLVMAYGTPYKEEDIERYYTHIRRGRKPSNEMLEDLKSRYEAIGGISPLAKITEEQAEKLAARLNEIQDKVEFKKYIGLKHIEPFIEDAVTQMHQDGIEEAVSIVLAPHFSTFSVKSYNGRAKEEANKLGGPKITSIESWYDEPKFIQYWVNKVKEIYKNMPADEKEHAVLVVSAHILPEKILQYGDPYPDQLFETAKLIAEGANVKEYTIGWQSAGNTPEPWIGPDVQDLTRDLHNKKGYQAFVYVPAGFVADHLEVLYDNDYECKVVTDEIGASYYRPEMPNANPEFIDALATVVLKKFSMKG from the coding sequence ATGACAAAAAAGAAGATAGGCTTACTTGTAATGGCGTATGGTACACCATATAAAGAAGAAGATATTGAGCGTTATTATACACATATACGAAGAGGCCGCAAGCCCTCTAACGAAATGTTAGAAGACTTAAAATCTCGCTATGAAGCAATCGGCGGTATTTCTCCGCTTGCGAAAATTACAGAAGAACAGGCAGAAAAATTGGCGGCACGCTTAAATGAAATTCAAGATAAGGTTGAATTTAAAAAGTATATTGGACTTAAACATATAGAGCCCTTCATTGAGGATGCAGTTACGCAAATGCATCAGGATGGAATTGAAGAAGCTGTTAGTATTGTTCTTGCACCTCATTTTTCAACATTCAGTGTGAAATCATATAATGGCAGGGCAAAAGAGGAAGCTAACAAGCTTGGCGGCCCGAAAATTACTTCAATTGAAAGCTGGTATGATGAACCTAAGTTTATCCAATATTGGGTGAATAAAGTGAAAGAAATTTATAAAAATATGCCAGCCGACGAGAAAGAGCACGCAGTATTAGTAGTATCTGCTCATATTTTGCCTGAGAAAATCTTACAATACGGTGACCCTTATCCTGATCAACTATTTGAAACAGCTAAGCTTATAGCTGAGGGAGCAAATGTCAAAGAATATACAATTGGTTGGCAAAGTGCTGGAAATACTCCTGAACCATGGATTGGACCCGACGTTCAAGATTTAACACGTGATTTACATAATAAAAAAGGTTACCAAGCTTTTGTCTACGTTCCGGCTGGCTTTGTAGCTGATCATTTAGAAGTCCTTTACGATAATGATTATGAATGTAAAGTTGTAACAGATGAAATCGGTGCCAGTTATTATCGCCCTGAAATGCCTAATGCGAATCCAGAGTTTATCGATGCACTTGCTACAGTTGTCTTAAAGAAATTCAGCATGAAGGGATAA
- the hemY gene encoding protoporphyrinogen oxidase — MFKDRKKVIVIGGGITGLTSAYYLQKVARDYDLPLDVKLIEASHRLGGKAQTVVRDGFVIERGPDSFLERKTSAARLAKEVGMEDKLVNNASGKSYVLVQNKLHQMPEGSVMGIPTKITPFVTTDLFTFSGKIRAAADFILPRSKAQEDQSLGEFFRRRLGDEVVENLIEPLLSGIYAGNIDQLSLMSTFPQFYHVEQKYRSLALGMKKAMPPQKKSPRKKGIFLTFTTGLQSFISAIEAKLEKGSVLKSMRVEKVVDSDDNYSIYVNSGEIIQADSIVVATPHQVTRSIFPDYSLFAPLKDMPSTSVATVALAYPEEAIDKDIDGTGFVVSRNSDFTITACTWTHKKWPHTTPKGKVLLRCYVGRPGDEAIVELSDDQIVKIVLDDLNKTMNITAKPDFSVISRWKAAMPQYTVGHKQRLESVKQAMAQQLKGVFLAGSSYEGLGLPDCIDQGEAAVEKVLTYLNMNPNEKPAD; from the coding sequence GTGTTTAAAGATAGGAAAAAAGTTATTGTCATTGGAGGAGGAATCACTGGTTTAACTTCTGCTTACTATTTACAAAAAGTTGCACGAGACTATGACCTACCCCTTGATGTGAAATTGATTGAAGCGTCACATCGCCTTGGCGGGAAAGCTCAAACAGTTGTAAGAGATGGCTTTGTTATTGAAAGAGGTCCTGATTCATTTTTAGAGCGGAAAACAAGTGCTGCTCGGCTTGCGAAAGAAGTCGGCATGGAGGATAAATTAGTCAATAATGCTTCGGGTAAATCATATGTACTTGTTCAAAATAAGCTCCATCAAATGCCTGAAGGTTCAGTAATGGGAATTCCGACAAAAATTACTCCGTTTGTTACAACTGATTTGTTTACTTTTTCAGGAAAAATACGTGCAGCTGCTGATTTTATTTTACCGCGCTCAAAAGCTCAGGAAGATCAGTCGCTAGGAGAATTTTTTAGAAGGAGACTTGGAGATGAGGTTGTTGAAAATTTAATTGAACCTCTTCTTTCAGGAATTTATGCAGGAAATATTGATCAGTTAAGCTTAATGTCAACTTTCCCGCAATTTTATCATGTTGAGCAAAAGTATCGAAGCCTTGCTCTTGGCATGAAAAAAGCAATGCCTCCTCAGAAAAAAAGTCCTAGAAAAAAAGGAATCTTTTTAACGTTTACTACAGGGTTACAGTCATTTATAAGTGCGATTGAAGCAAAGCTTGAAAAAGGTTCAGTTTTAAAAAGTATGCGTGTCGAAAAAGTAGTAGACAGTGATGATAATTACAGTATTTATGTAAATAGTGGAGAAATCATTCAAGCTGATAGTATAGTTGTTGCAACTCCACATCAAGTGACAAGATCAATCTTCCCTGATTATTCTTTATTTGCACCTTTAAAAGATATGCCTTCAACATCTGTAGCAACGGTAGCCTTAGCATATCCCGAAGAGGCTATAGACAAGGATATTGATGGTACTGGGTTTGTTGTTTCAAGAAATAGCGATTTTACAATTACTGCATGTACATGGACACATAAAAAATGGCCTCATACAACACCAAAAGGAAAAGTACTGCTCCGTTGTTATGTTGGACGACCAGGTGATGAAGCGATCGTTGAGTTATCAGATGACCAAATCGTTAAAATCGTTTTAGATGATTTAAATAAAACGATGAATATTACGGCAAAGCCTGATTTCTCTGTTATAAGCCGCTGGAAAGCTGCAATGCCCCAGTATACAGTTGGACATAAGCAACGGCTCGAATCTGTTAAACAAGCAATGGCTCAACAACTAAAGGGTGTATTTCTGGCAGGAAGTTCTTATGAAGGTTTAGGCTTGCCAGATTGTATTGACCAAGGGGAAGCGGCCGTTGAAAAAGTATTGACTTATTTGAATATGAATCCAAATGAAAAACCGGCTGACTAA
- a CDS encoding TetR/AcrR family transcriptional regulator, whose protein sequence is MAIDRKQQIIEAATKFFSLFGYKATTMDQVAKLANVGKGTIYTFFKNKEELFDDIVSTLITEMKITADESFDPLQSFHKNAHRVLYNILEFRLKHQLTIKLFQEGLEMGTPAVKDMMEKLEKAILSFIKERVEDALKKGEIRTCDPEITAFIMLKLYVSLIFDWEKHHQPLNKKEIAELFELYIFKGLSPK, encoded by the coding sequence TTGGCCATTGATCGCAAACAACAAATAATAGAAGCTGCAACGAAATTTTTTTCACTATTTGGATATAAAGCAACAACGATGGATCAAGTTGCAAAATTGGCCAATGTAGGAAAAGGAACGATCTATACATTTTTTAAAAATAAAGAAGAGTTATTTGATGATATTGTTTCTACTCTTATTACAGAAATGAAAATAACTGCTGATGAATCTTTTGATCCATTACAGTCATTTCATAAAAACGCACACCGTGTTTTGTATAACATTTTAGAATTTCGACTTAAGCATCAACTGACGATTAAGCTTTTTCAAGAGGGACTGGAAATGGGCACCCCTGCTGTTAAGGACATGATGGAGAAACTTGAAAAAGCCATTTTAAGCTTTATTAAAGAAAGAGTAGAAGATGCACTTAAAAAAGGAGAAATTCGTACATGCGATCCGGAAATAACAGCGTTTATCATGCTAAAGCTTTACGTATCTCTTATTTTCGACTGGGAGAAGCATCATCAGCCTCTTAATAAAAAAGAGATAGCTGAACTCTTTGAATTATACATCTTTAAAGGATTATCTCCAAAATGA
- a CDS encoding YhgE/Pip domain-containing protein: MSLLKAELKEILKNRKLLIPIIAVLFVPILYAGMFLWAFWDPYERLDDLPVAIVNEDRGADFEGTNLELGKELVTKLKDSKDFNFQFVSKKEAYKGLKQQKYYMLVEIPENFSENATTLMDDHPKKLDLTYVPNESFNFLSSQIGETAVLKIQTSLQEKITETYAETMFDKIGELADGMGQASDGAGKLSDGVSSLNEGSEKLHEHLTVLAEKSVEFNAGVNAVNSGSNELASGTKALSDGLGQLKEGHGQLQTAADKLADGNGKLATGISQTKDGLKKAQTSIPDLISGTEQLQTGAETLASGLSQWQQGANQAANGAGQLNNGIAALEQQLEQVMPALPPEKQAALKGALQQLSAGSQEVKDGTAKLSGVAGQLSSGAKELSNNLVRVNEGQKALQAGINQLATGSEQLDKGSQELIAGQQQFRAGMETFGAKLGEAHQGSGSSELAAGSTKLSTGLNQLKDGSHAFTDGAGQLADGSEKLKSGTSELLEGSQELAGKLADGADEVSGVKGKKETYNMMAKPIEVKQNKLNEVPNYGTGFAPYFVSLGLFVGALLLSIVFPLTEPMTVPRNGFSWFASKFIILVTIGVIQALLAVFVLLVGLDLQVQSVPMFIFFTIITSITFVALIQFFVSLFGDPGRFMAIIILIMQLTTSAGTFPLELIPNILQPFNSFLPMTYTVHGFKAVISSGDFGFMWQNVGILSIFILIFMVGTLGYFNFKHKRQFASTVEQS; this comes from the coding sequence ATGAGTTTGCTGAAGGCAGAGCTGAAAGAAATTTTAAAAAATCGGAAGCTCCTCATCCCAATTATTGCTGTTTTATTTGTTCCCATTTTATATGCAGGAATGTTTTTATGGGCCTTTTGGGATCCGTACGAACGTTTAGATGATTTGCCCGTTGCGATTGTAAATGAGGATAGAGGGGCAGATTTTGAAGGGACGAACCTAGAGTTAGGGAAGGAGCTCGTTACAAAATTAAAGGATAGCAAAGATTTTAACTTTCAATTTGTGAGTAAAAAAGAAGCATATAAAGGTCTTAAGCAGCAAAAATATTATATGCTTGTTGAAATTCCAGAAAATTTTTCGGAAAATGCAACAACATTGATGGATGACCATCCAAAAAAACTTGACTTGACATATGTTCCTAATGAAAGTTTTAACTTTTTATCATCCCAAATTGGTGAGACTGCAGTTTTAAAAATTCAAACATCTTTACAAGAAAAAATAACGGAAACGTATGCAGAAACGATGTTTGATAAAATTGGTGAGCTTGCCGATGGAATGGGGCAAGCAAGTGATGGAGCAGGTAAATTAAGTGATGGTGTTTCAAGTTTAAATGAAGGATCTGAAAAGCTTCATGAACATTTAACTGTTTTAGCCGAAAAATCAGTTGAATTTAACGCTGGGGTGAATGCAGTTAATAGTGGTTCAAATGAACTTGCTTCAGGGACAAAAGCGTTATCTGATGGTCTTGGTCAACTTAAGGAAGGACATGGTCAATTACAGACGGCAGCTGATAAGTTAGCTGATGGGAATGGTAAACTAGCCACTGGTATTTCACAAACAAAGGATGGTCTAAAAAAGGCTCAAACATCAATTCCTGATCTTATATCAGGTACAGAACAGCTCCAAACAGGTGCTGAAACATTAGCATCGGGCTTATCACAATGGCAGCAAGGTGCAAATCAAGCTGCAAACGGAGCCGGACAATTAAATAATGGTATTGCAGCGCTTGAACAGCAACTTGAGCAAGTAATGCCTGCTTTACCACCAGAAAAGCAGGCAGCGTTAAAAGGTGCACTTCAACAGCTGTCAGCTGGAAGTCAAGAAGTGAAAGATGGCACAGCTAAACTTTCAGGAGTTGCTGGGCAATTGTCTTCAGGAGCTAAGGAGTTATCAAATAATCTTGTTAGAGTAAATGAAGGACAAAAAGCTTTACAGGCGGGAATTAATCAGTTAGCGACTGGAAGTGAGCAGCTTGACAAAGGCTCTCAGGAGCTTATTGCTGGTCAGCAGCAATTTCGAGCTGGGATGGAGACATTTGGAGCAAAGCTTGGTGAAGCTCACCAAGGTTCAGGTTCAAGCGAGCTTGCAGCAGGATCAACGAAGTTATCAACTGGTTTAAATCAATTGAAGGATGGTTCACATGCGTTTACGGATGGGGCTGGTCAATTAGCGGATGGTTCTGAAAAATTAAAATCAGGAACATCTGAATTGTTAGAAGGTTCCCAAGAGCTGGCTGGTAAATTAGCTGATGGAGCAGATGAAGTTTCAGGTGTTAAAGGAAAAAAAGAAACTTACAATATGATGGCAAAGCCCATCGAAGTTAAGCAAAACAAATTAAATGAAGTACCGAATTACGGAACAGGTTTTGCACCATATTTTGTTTCGTTAGGTTTATTTGTTGGTGCTTTATTATTATCAATCGTCTTTCCATTAACGGAGCCAATGACGGTTCCACGGAACGGTTTCAGTTGGTTTGCAAGTAAATTTATTATTTTAGTTACAATAGGTGTTATTCAAGCGTTACTAGCAGTGTTTGTATTACTTGTAGGATTAGATTTACAAGTTCAAAGTGTACCAATGTTTATTTTCTTCACGATCATCACAAGTATTACGTTTGTTGCGCTCATTCAATTTTTTGTTTCTCTATTTGGAGATCCAGGGCGCTTTATGGCGATTATCATTTTAATTATGCAACTAACAACAAGTGCGGGAACTTTCCCACTTGAGTTAATTCCAAATATTTTACAGCCTTTTAACTCATTTTTACCGATGACTTACACAGTACATGGCTTTAAAGCAGTTATTTCTAGTGGAGACTTCGGCTTTATGTGGCAGAACGTAGGGATTTTATCAATATTTATCCTTATTTTCATGGTGGGAACATTAGGATATTTTAACTTTAAACATAAACGTCAGTTTGCTTCTACGGTGGAACAATCATAA
- the yhfH gene encoding protein YhfH has protein sequence MIQSSLEFFKNLLPKKCVNCGEDIEEQHECYGNKCDKCLGVIEE, from the coding sequence ATGATACAAAGCTCCCTTGAATTTTTTAAAAATTTACTGCCAAAAAAATGTGTTAACTGTGGTGAAGATATTGAAGAACAGCACGAATGTTATGGAAACAAATGTGACAAATGCTTAGGTGTTATCGAAGAATAG